In Deltaproteobacteria bacterium, a single window of DNA contains:
- a CDS encoding ATP-binding cassette domain-containing protein: MNARETVPSPAGRRPFVDLRGVSLTLASGASLVRDITLAVPEGQTTVLLGRSGSGKTTVLRLINAIAMPTAGEVVVAGRSTADWDPIELRRRTGYVIQEGGLLPHYTVERNVGLVPSLLGWPPDRIRARVRELLSLVSLDPDEFSARFPHELSGGQRQRVGIARALAADPPLLLCDEPFGALDPITRAEMQREFRALERRLGKTIVFVTHDLREAVALAAHVALLDRGTVAVSGPPDAVLASDHPEARAFARTLEPVEEAAP, translated from the coding sequence ATGAACGCGCGCGAGACGGTCCCGTCGCCCGCCGGCCGCCGGCCGTTCGTCGACCTACGCGGCGTGTCGCTCACGCTCGCCAGCGGCGCCTCGCTCGTGCGCGACATCACCCTCGCGGTCCCCGAGGGGCAGACCACGGTCCTGCTCGGCCGCAGTGGCTCGGGCAAGACGACGGTGCTGCGGCTCATCAACGCGATCGCGATGCCGACCGCCGGCGAGGTCGTCGTCGCGGGCCGGTCGACCGCGGACTGGGATCCGATCGAACTGCGCCGCCGCACCGGCTACGTCATTCAGGAGGGCGGCCTGCTGCCCCACTACACCGTCGAGCGCAACGTCGGCCTCGTACCGTCGCTGCTCGGCTGGCCCCCCGACCGCATCCGCGCGCGCGTCCGCGAGCTGCTGTCGCTCGTGTCGCTCGACCCCGATGAGTTCTCCGCGCGGTTTCCCCACGAGCTGTCAGGCGGCCAGCGCCAGCGCGTCGGCATCGCGCGCGCCCTCGCCGCCGACCCGCCGCTGCTTTTGTGCGACGAGCCGTTCGGCGCACTCGACCCGATCACCCGCGCCGAGATGCAGCGCGAGTTCCGCGCGCTCGAGCGACGGCTCGGCAAGACGATCGTGTTCGTCACCCACGACCTGCGCGAGGCGGTCGCCCTCGCCGCGCACGTCGCGCTGCTCGATCGCGGGACCGTCGCCGTCAGCGGCCCGCCGGATGCGGTGCTGGCATCGGACCACCCCGAGGCGCGCGCGTTCGCGCGCACGCTCGAGCCGGTCGAGGAGGCCGCGCCGTGA
- a CDS encoding ABC transporter permease encodes MEYVAASRAELLAALTRHLVLVGISVGAAVAIGVPAGVVVARRVHASRAALAFANTVQTIPSLALFAFLIPVPIVGGTGVVPAIVALTLYALLPVLKNTITGLRGVDPAVRDAAVAMGMTPRQLLWRVDLPLSLSVILAGIRIATVVTVGTATIAAAIGAGGLGVFIFRGLTIINNHAILTGAIPAALLALLLDALLGLVERALAVRPDVAVAA; translated from the coding sequence CTGGAATACGTGGCGGCCAGTCGCGCCGAACTGCTCGCCGCGCTCACCCGCCACCTGGTCCTCGTCGGCATCTCCGTCGGCGCGGCGGTCGCCATCGGCGTGCCGGCCGGCGTCGTCGTGGCGCGCCGCGTTCACGCCAGCCGCGCGGCGCTGGCGTTCGCCAACACGGTGCAGACGATCCCCTCGCTCGCGCTGTTCGCGTTCCTCATCCCGGTGCCGATCGTCGGCGGCACCGGCGTCGTCCCGGCGATCGTCGCGCTCACCCTGTACGCACTGCTTCCGGTGCTGAAGAACACCATCACCGGCCTGCGCGGCGTCGATCCCGCCGTGCGCGACGCGGCGGTGGCGATGGGCATGACGCCGCGGCAGCTGCTGTGGCGGGTCGACCTGCCGCTGTCGCTGTCCGTCATCCTCGCCGGCATCCGCATCGCGACCGTCGTCACGGTGGGGACCGCGACCATCGCCGCGGCGATCGGCGCCGGCGGCCTCGGCGTGTTCATCTTCCGCGGCCTCACCATCATCAACAACCACGCCATCCTCACCGGCGCGATCCCCGCGGCGCTGCTCGCGCTGCTGCTCGACGCGCTGTTGGGGCTCGTCGAGCGCGCGCTCGCGGTCCGTCCCGATGTGGCTGTCGCGGCGTGA